The following coding sequences lie in one Rothia sp. SD9660Na genomic window:
- a CDS encoding N-acetylmannosamine-6-phosphate 2-epimerase: MFTPDQLTDLLAGQLIVSAQAYPGEPMRDPRTTGQVAASAVLGGAAAVRVQGLADIQFTRTAVEVPVIGLWKDGHDGIFITPTLHHALAIAQAGAHIVALDGTLRDRPDGLSLAEVVRGVHEGSNALVMADCDSLDSALAAADAGADFIGTTLAGYTGARPKTDGPDLELLEAIAARNLGRPLIAEGRVHTPAQARAALDAGAHAVVVGTAITHPISITGWFKEAMTQ, encoded by the coding sequence GTGTTCACTCCCGATCAGCTCACCGACCTCCTCGCAGGCCAGCTCATCGTCTCTGCCCAGGCCTACCCCGGCGAACCCATGCGCGACCCACGAACTACCGGCCAGGTCGCCGCCTCCGCTGTCCTCGGTGGGGCAGCCGCCGTACGCGTACAAGGTCTAGCAGATATCCAGTTCACCCGCACTGCCGTGGAGGTGCCCGTCATCGGGCTTTGGAAGGACGGCCACGACGGCATCTTCATCACCCCTACCCTGCACCACGCCCTCGCCATTGCCCAGGCAGGAGCCCACATCGTAGCCCTCGACGGTACCCTGCGCGACCGGCCTGATGGGCTGAGCCTGGCTGAGGTTGTGCGGGGGGTTCATGAGGGGTCAAACGCCCTGGTCATGGCAGACTGTGACTCCCTCGATTCGGCCCTCGCAGCCGCTGACGCCGGAGCCGACTTCATCGGTACCACCCTGGCAGGCTACACCGGCGCCCGCCCCAAAACTGACGGCCCCGACCTGGAACTCCTCGAAGCCATCGCTGCCCGTAACCTTGGTCGTCCCCTCATCGCAGAAGGACGCGTACACACCCCCGCCCAGGCCCGAGCTGCTCTCGATGCTGGCGCCCACGCCGTCGTCGTCGGCACCGCCATCACCCACCCCATTTCTATTACGGGTTGGTTTAAAGAGGCAATGACTCAATAA
- the nagB gene encoding glucosamine-6-phosphate deaminase, with amino-acid sequence MEIIICDSKDQAGAYAASLIAMVTERNNQRGASTVWGVATGSSPESTYEHLAARVQAGLDVSAVSAFALDEYVGLDPAHPESYHSVIDDQVVQKVGLSAERVHVLNGMAEDIPAECAAYEAAMKDEGGVDVQILGIGANGHIGFNEPGSSLASRTRIKTLAPKTVADNARFFNGDTSKVPVHCLTQGIGTIMEARKIVLVADGENKAAAIAGMAEGPITASCPGSILQLHPDVTVVIDEAAASQLKNAEYYRFAQSNIPFFQKPENIGS; translated from the coding sequence ATGGAAATAATTATATGTGATTCAAAGGACCAAGCGGGAGCTTATGCTGCCTCCCTTATCGCTATGGTGACCGAGCGAAATAATCAGCGCGGGGCCTCAACCGTGTGGGGGGTGGCAACCGGTTCGTCACCCGAGAGCACCTATGAGCATCTTGCTGCCCGGGTCCAAGCTGGTCTCGATGTGAGCGCTGTGAGCGCCTTTGCTCTCGATGAGTATGTGGGTCTTGATCCTGCCCACCCGGAGTCCTACCACAGTGTCATTGATGACCAGGTGGTACAGAAGGTGGGCCTGAGTGCCGAGCGGGTGCATGTGCTCAATGGTATGGCCGAAGATATTCCGGCTGAGTGCGCCGCCTACGAGGCCGCCATGAAGGACGAAGGTGGAGTTGACGTGCAGATACTCGGTATAGGCGCCAACGGGCATATAGGCTTCAATGAGCCTGGGTCCTCCCTGGCATCTCGCACCCGCATCAAGACTCTGGCTCCCAAGACCGTGGCAGATAATGCCCGCTTCTTCAATGGTGATACCTCAAAGGTGCCGGTTCACTGCCTCACTCAGGGTATCGGTACCATCATGGAGGCCCGCAAAATCGTGCTGGTAGCGGACGGCGAGAACAAGGCTGCGGCAATTGCCGGCATGGCAGAGGGGCCCATTACGGCCTCCTGCCCAGGTTCGATTCTGCAGCTGCACCCCGATGTCACGGTGGTTATCGATGAAGCTGCTGCGTCTCAGCTAAAAAATGCAGAATATTATCGTTTTGCTCAAAGCAATATCCCCTTCTTCCAGAAGCCGGAAAATATTGGGTCATAA
- a CDS encoding amidohydrolase family protein, producing the protein MPRTFLFHSLTRLTSPATSTGWALVEGEHLLAAGEGETWKQQLGADQLAQAEVRDAGGWVLAPGFTDIHCHGGGGTAFEDAPNVAAALRVHGQAGTSALVASLVSNPLEQMQATMKALLPLIGRQVPGQAALHGFHAEGPFISPAHKGAHAPETLKVPTPDALEQLWDASEGKLLQITLAPETDPGLATLRRCMELGIRVAVGHTDATYEQAKAAFDEGASLLTHTYNAMRPLHHRQPGPVAAAADSPHVTLELICDGVHVHGPMVRAAFSLAPGRVALVTDAMAAAGCADGPYRLGSLAVEVQDSVARIKGTETIAGSTLTLARAVEQAVAFGIPLAEAARAATGVPAAALGLAQDTHSYALLGPDGSLQGVLRG; encoded by the coding sequence ATGCCGCGCACTTTTCTTTTTCATTCCCTGACCCGACTCACCTCACCGGCCACCTCCACCGGCTGGGCCCTAGTAGAAGGCGAGCACCTGCTGGCTGCCGGTGAGGGTGAAACCTGGAAGCAGCAGCTAGGTGCCGACCAGCTGGCCCAGGCTGAGGTGCGCGATGCGGGAGGCTGGGTCCTAGCCCCGGGATTTACCGATATTCATTGCCATGGCGGGGGCGGCACAGCTTTTGAGGATGCCCCCAATGTAGCTGCCGCCCTGCGCGTGCACGGGCAGGCGGGGACGTCCGCCCTGGTAGCGTCCCTGGTCTCTAATCCCCTGGAGCAGATGCAGGCCACCATGAAGGCTCTGCTCCCCTTGATAGGTCGGCAGGTGCCGGGGCAGGCCGCCCTGCACGGGTTTCACGCTGAGGGGCCCTTTATCTCTCCCGCCCACAAGGGTGCCCACGCCCCCGAGACTCTCAAGGTGCCCACGCCCGACGCCCTTGAACAGCTCTGGGATGCCTCTGAAGGTAAGCTCCTACAGATCACTCTGGCTCCCGAGACCGACCCCGGCCTAGCTACTCTGCGGCGCTGTATGGAGCTGGGTATCCGGGTTGCTGTAGGGCATACGGACGCCACCTATGAACAGGCCAAGGCCGCTTTCGATGAGGGTGCCTCTCTGCTGACCCACACCTACAACGCCATGCGCCCTCTACACCATCGCCAGCCCGGCCCGGTTGCCGCCGCAGCTGATAGCCCGCACGTGACCCTGGAGCTTATTTGCGATGGGGTTCATGTGCACGGACCTATGGTGCGGGCGGCCTTCTCGCTTGCCCCCGGTCGGGTAGCCCTGGTGACGGACGCGATGGCTGCCGCCGGGTGCGCGGACGGCCCCTACCGGCTAGGTTCTTTAGCGGTAGAGGTGCAGGATTCCGTTGCCCGGATCAAGGGCACCGAGACGATTGCCGGCAGCACGCTCACCCTGGCGCGGGCAGTAGAGCAAGCTGTCGCTTTCGGGATTCCCCTGGCAGAAGCGGCCCGGGCTGCCACCGGCGTCCCCGCTGCTGCCCTTGGCCTAGCGCAGGACACACACAGCTACGCCCTGCTGGGGCCGGACGGCTCCCTGCAGGGCGTGCTACGAGGTTAG
- a CDS encoding response regulator transcription factor, whose product MSVVRVGIVDDHEVVREGMRAVAAGASEIELVAAAPTAADLLVALGRSLSDPSSADLGKLKRDCDVVLLDLSLQDKSRPSENVDILQRAGIKVLIFSIGENPGLIREALKAGALGLVRKSEPLEHALAEAKNIAEGRAVVTKELAAAIDGDHEFSRANLSPREQETLRLYASGFAQVQVARRMGIKQSAVKTNIDRIREKYARVGRPAPTKIDLRIRAIEDGLVDSMEDTSTADRNL is encoded by the coding sequence ATGAGCGTAGTACGCGTAGGCATTGTCGATGACCACGAAGTTGTCCGTGAGGGCATGCGAGCTGTCGCAGCAGGCGCGAGCGAAATTGAGCTGGTTGCCGCTGCCCCCACCGCAGCCGACCTGCTGGTCGCCCTGGGCCGCAGCCTTTCCGATCCTTCCTCAGCAGACCTGGGCAAGCTCAAGCGCGACTGCGATGTCGTACTCCTTGACCTTTCTCTGCAAGATAAGTCCCGCCCCTCAGAAAACGTCGATATCTTGCAGCGCGCAGGTATCAAGGTACTCATCTTCAGCATCGGCGAGAATCCCGGCCTGATTCGTGAGGCCCTCAAGGCTGGTGCCCTGGGCCTGGTGCGTAAGTCAGAGCCCCTGGAACATGCTCTGGCAGAGGCCAAGAACATTGCCGAGGGTAGGGCCGTTGTCACCAAGGAACTAGCAGCAGCAATCGACGGTGATCACGAGTTCTCCCGTGCTAACCTCTCACCCCGCGAGCAGGAAACCCTGCGTCTCTACGCCTCGGGCTTCGCCCAGGTGCAGGTAGCCCGCCGCATGGGTATCAAGCAGTCCGCTGTTAAGACCAATATCGACCGCATCCGCGAGAAGTACGCCCGTGTAGGGCGCCCCGCCCCCACCAAGATTGACCTGCGTATTCGTGCCATCGAAGATGGTCTGGTGGACTCCATGGAAGATACCTCCACCGCAGACCGCAACCTCTAA
- a CDS encoding long-chain-fatty-acid--CoA ligase, producing MQSAENSPQTDTDFPLAHRPWVKNYRSESNRDVALPETSLSHLMAEAVRTVPQKIALEFFGSTTTYGELGDQILRVAEGLRKAGIQHGDRVALVLPNCPQHIVAFYAILRLGAVVVEHNPLYTSAELRHMFEDHGAKAAIVWDKIADNITSLPTDIRPKNIYAVNMIEEMPFTMRTALKLPIGKLKESREKLEGTARGTTPWRQFMKNQPLAANHHRPTAHDLALLQYTSGTTGLPKGVMLTHRNLESNGRMGEEWIQPGNDEVIYAVLPLFHAYGMTLGQTIAAVCKARLVLFPTVDMDLIFRAMKRTTPTILPAVPPVYRRMLDEAKKRNVSLQGIRYAVSGAMHLPTELVAEWEEATGGLLVEGYGLSECSPLVSCNPLNSSRQAGSIGVPFPSTDIRVVNPDTLEDVPDGAEGELLVRGPQVMRGYWKRGEDTSKTLLPGGWLRTGDIVRLDHEYFIEIVDRIKEVIITGGFNVSPTEVENVLKQHDSVADCAVVGLPDGSGGEKVTAAIIPAEGHAIDPEELKQHCYERLTRYKVPKNYYEVEELPRSMLGKTLRRKVRESLEAKYSKA from the coding sequence ATGCAGTCAGCCGAAAATTCACCCCAGACCGACACCGACTTCCCCTTGGCCCACCGCCCCTGGGTCAAGAACTACAGGTCAGAAAGCAACAGAGACGTTGCCCTACCTGAAACCTCACTCAGCCACCTCATGGCAGAAGCAGTGCGTACCGTACCGCAGAAAATCGCCCTCGAATTCTTCGGCTCCACCACCACCTACGGTGAACTGGGCGACCAAATCCTGCGCGTTGCCGAAGGCCTGCGCAAAGCCGGCATCCAGCACGGCGACCGCGTCGCCCTGGTTCTCCCTAACTGCCCCCAGCACATCGTGGCCTTCTACGCGATCCTGCGCCTGGGCGCTGTAGTAGTAGAACACAACCCCCTCTACACCTCCGCCGAACTACGCCACATGTTCGAAGACCACGGCGCGAAAGCAGCCATCGTCTGGGACAAAATCGCAGATAATATCACCTCCCTGCCCACCGACATCCGCCCCAAGAACATCTACGCGGTCAACATGATCGAAGAAATGCCCTTCACCATGCGCACCGCCCTCAAACTGCCCATCGGCAAGCTCAAAGAATCCCGCGAAAAACTTGAAGGCACCGCCCGCGGCACCACCCCCTGGCGCCAGTTCATGAAGAACCAGCCCCTAGCCGCCAACCACCACCGCCCTACCGCCCACGACCTGGCACTACTGCAATACACCTCGGGTACCACCGGCCTGCCCAAGGGCGTCATGCTCACCCACCGCAACCTCGAATCAAACGGCCGCATGGGTGAAGAGTGGATCCAGCCCGGCAACGACGAGGTCATCTACGCCGTCCTGCCCCTCTTCCACGCCTACGGCATGACCCTGGGGCAGACCATCGCGGCAGTGTGTAAGGCACGCCTGGTGCTCTTCCCCACCGTAGACATGGACCTGATCTTCCGGGCCATGAAGCGCACTACCCCCACCATTTTGCCCGCAGTTCCCCCGGTCTACCGCCGCATGCTTGATGAGGCCAAGAAACGCAACGTCTCTTTGCAGGGTATCCGTTATGCTGTCTCTGGTGCTATGCATCTGCCCACCGAACTCGTCGCAGAATGGGAAGAAGCCACCGGGGGCCTGCTCGTAGAGGGCTACGGCCTCTCAGAATGCTCCCCCCTCGTCTCCTGCAACCCACTGAACTCCAGCCGCCAAGCCGGTTCCATTGGCGTGCCCTTCCCCTCAACAGATATCCGCGTGGTCAACCCAGACACTCTCGAAGATGTACCTGACGGCGCCGAAGGTGAACTGCTGGTACGCGGCCCCCAGGTCATGCGCGGCTACTGGAAGCGCGGCGAAGACACCAGCAAGACTCTGCTCCCCGGAGGCTGGCTACGCACCGGCGACATTGTGCGCCTGGACCACGAATACTTCATCGAAATCGTCGACCGCATCAAGGAAGTCATTATCACCGGCGGCTTCAACGTCTCACCCACCGAGGTTGAAAACGTACTCAAACAGCACGACTCGGTAGCGGACTGCGCCGTTGTTGGCCTGCCCGATGGCTCAGGCGGTGAAAAGGTTACCGCGGCAATCATCCCTGCCGAGGGCCACGCCATCGACCCCGAAGAGCTCAAACAGCACTGCTACGAGCGCCTGACCCGCTACAAGGTGCCCAAGAACTACTACGAGGTCGAGGAGCTGCCCCGCTCCATGCTGGGCAAGACCCTGCGCCGTAAGGTGCGCGAAAGCCTCGAAGCTAAGTACAGCAAAGCTTAG
- a CDS encoding ATP-binding protein, protein MGPSSFGLYCTLEIIYSLVAVGLLCQSLANISEIRGGDSYWYLAIIPLLVAHAALLMFNGIRKEVSAKVVSFMLVIAYGSYILWPFTEGAENSAIPWSWLFGIYAMLVPVFEESPRESIIHSVVFPVLLVASSVTAHLLTGAPLDGTELLIRVAYLGFCCALLAGLARFALNAVRESDKTYYETLSAQLLLNRSRDYAKELQDFDKLVHDNVMAALLDASRHPGELPQRTRLLARRAIGVLEEEALKSQPQRPITFQALTEQIAEGVEPWNQRLRFVSDSIEKHPLASPDSTLPYTAARAFAHAVTEAVSNSARHSGTRTTQISIRTEMRRPYNSTRADEVRPYILCTISDKGQGFSMSDIDFRRLGVRVSMIRSMEDAGGMVTITSAPEKGTRVVVQWPHEEPNAG, encoded by the coding sequence ATGGGCCCGAGCTCCTTCGGCCTCTACTGCACCCTGGAAATCATCTACTCTCTGGTTGCGGTGGGCCTGCTCTGCCAGTCACTTGCCAATATCTCCGAGATTCGTGGCGGCGATTCCTACTGGTATCTGGCGATTATCCCCCTACTGGTGGCCCACGCAGCCCTGCTCATGTTCAACGGCATCCGCAAGGAAGTCTCCGCCAAGGTGGTCAGCTTTATGCTGGTCATCGCCTACGGTTCCTACATCCTGTGGCCCTTCACCGAGGGGGCTGAGAATTCAGCTATCCCCTGGTCCTGGCTCTTTGGCATCTACGCCATGCTGGTGCCGGTCTTCGAAGAGAGCCCGCGCGAGAGCATCATTCACAGCGTCGTTTTCCCGGTGCTGCTGGTGGCTAGCTCCGTGACAGCTCACCTGCTCACAGGAGCCCCGCTCGATGGCACAGAGCTCCTTATTCGAGTTGCCTATTTAGGCTTCTGTTGTGCTCTACTCGCTGGTCTGGCCCGCTTTGCCCTGAACGCCGTCCGCGAATCAGATAAGACCTACTACGAGACTCTCTCTGCCCAGCTTCTACTCAACCGCTCCCGCGACTACGCCAAGGAGCTGCAGGACTTCGACAAGCTGGTGCACGATAACGTCATGGCAGCCCTGCTCGACGCCAGCCGCCACCCCGGTGAACTACCCCAGCGCACCCGCCTGCTGGCCCGCCGCGCCATCGGCGTGCTCGAAGAAGAGGCCCTTAAATCCCAGCCCCAGCGCCCTATCACCTTCCAGGCCCTGACCGAGCAGATTGCCGAGGGCGTAGAACCATGGAACCAGCGCCTGCGCTTTGTCTCCGACTCCATCGAAAAACACCCGCTGGCCAGCCCCGACTCAACCCTGCCCTACACCGCAGCTAGGGCCTTCGCCCATGCTGTGACCGAGGCAGTGTCAAACTCGGCCCGCCACTCGGGCACCCGTACCACCCAGATCTCGATTCGCACCGAGATGCGCCGCCCCTACAACTCCACCCGCGCCGACGAGGTACGCCCCTACATTCTGTGTACCATTTCCGATAAGGGCCAGGGCTTTTCAATGAGCGACATCGACTTCCGCCGCCTGGGCGTGCGCGTATCGATGATTCGCTCCATGGAGGACGCCGGCGGTATGGTCACCATTACCTCCGCCCCCGAGAAGGGCACCCGCGTCGTCGTCCAGTGGCCCCACGAGGAACCCAATGCTGGCTAA
- a CDS encoding sugar O-acetyltransferase yields MTNWDELRAGKSVFEQMTAGFAYRPDQECADTHYRVVELVEEYTRLYRARDSRKQEVLAQIVGSLGEGSMVRPAVSFDYGVNTHIGAGCFFNFGCVFLDVAPITFGDAVLVGPNVQFLTPTHPLNPVDREALWEGGLPITVERNVWIGGGAILCPGITVGENAVIGAGAVVTKDVPANAVAVGNPARVIKYVNADERPTDPVHQYSPQALGLA; encoded by the coding sequence ATGACGAACTGGGATGAACTGCGCGCCGGCAAGAGCGTCTTTGAACAGATGACGGCGGGCTTTGCCTACCGCCCCGACCAGGAGTGTGCCGATACCCATTACCGTGTGGTGGAGCTGGTTGAGGAGTACACCCGACTGTACCGGGCCCGCGATAGCCGCAAGCAGGAAGTGCTGGCCCAGATTGTGGGGTCGCTTGGTGAGGGGTCGATGGTTCGCCCTGCGGTCTCCTTTGATTATGGAGTGAACACCCATATCGGTGCGGGGTGTTTCTTTAACTTTGGCTGTGTTTTTCTGGACGTTGCCCCCATTACCTTTGGCGATGCCGTCCTGGTGGGCCCCAACGTACAGTTCTTAACCCCCACTCACCCGCTGAATCCGGTAGACCGTGAGGCCCTATGGGAGGGAGGTCTGCCCATTACGGTGGAGCGCAACGTCTGGATCGGTGGCGGAGCTATCCTCTGCCCCGGCATCACCGTGGGCGAGAACGCCGTGATTGGGGCCGGAGCCGTGGTGACCAAGGATGTTCCGGCCAACGCTGTGGCTGTCGGCAACCCTGCACGGGTTATCAAGTATGTGAATGCCGATGAGCGCCCCACCGACCCGGTCCACCAGTACAGCCCCCAGGCTCTGGGGCTGGCGTAA
- a CDS encoding 2-oxo acid dehydrogenase subunit E2, translating to MSQMFNLPDVGEGLTEAEILSWKVAPGDTVEINDVLVEIETAKSVVELPSPYGGTVQELLVAEGETVEVGTPIIAIAGEGIEADGGIRPTAERPDAAPRQTTPAAGEQGGGNALVGSGPKADPVKRRARKKTTPAALAPSQPPVAPTSADTSAPAPIATSHDSRRQLITGLPARAGKLLGEGGKGVLRRLGNHELPAETGTSEVPRRQPLAKPPVRKAAQDMGIDLAQVTPTGDQGQVTKRDLLNYAAHLSLSEQANVTETTDPTSFWIPAGAGGDRIERIKVKGVRKATAKAMVESAFKAPHVSIFVDVDATRTMEFVKRLKESPQFEGVKVTPLLILAKAVIWATARTPQVNATWTDSEIQIKHFINLGIAAATPRGLMVPNIKDAQTMNLRELALALNNLTTRAREGKTQPAEMQQGTMTITNIGSLGIDTGTPIINPGEAAIIAFGTIKQKPWVVEGEVIPRWVTTLGGSFDHRVLDGDLSAKFLADVASILEEPALLLDM from the coding sequence ATGTCACAGATGTTTAACCTGCCCGATGTGGGCGAAGGTCTGACCGAGGCTGAAATTCTCAGCTGGAAGGTAGCCCCCGGCGATACGGTCGAGATCAACGACGTGCTTGTTGAAATCGAGACCGCCAAGTCGGTTGTTGAGCTGCCCTCCCCCTACGGGGGTACCGTGCAGGAGCTCCTGGTCGCAGAGGGGGAGACGGTAGAGGTGGGCACCCCCATCATCGCTATCGCCGGGGAAGGCATCGAAGCTGACGGGGGGATTAGACCTACGGCAGAGCGTCCGGACGCCGCCCCCCGGCAGACCACCCCGGCAGCGGGGGAGCAGGGTGGTGGCAATGCCCTGGTAGGCTCAGGCCCCAAAGCTGACCCCGTCAAGCGCCGGGCTCGTAAGAAAACCACCCCGGCTGCTCTTGCCCCGTCCCAGCCGCCTGTCGCACCTACTAGCGCTGACACGTCCGCCCCGGCACCTATAGCTACCAGCCACGATAGCCGCCGTCAGCTCATCACGGGCTTACCTGCCCGCGCCGGGAAGCTCCTGGGGGAAGGCGGTAAGGGCGTGCTCCGCCGTTTAGGTAACCATGAGCTACCGGCAGAGACCGGAACCAGCGAGGTCCCGCGCCGCCAGCCCCTGGCTAAGCCCCCCGTGCGTAAGGCTGCCCAAGACATGGGCATCGACCTAGCTCAGGTGACCCCCACCGGCGACCAGGGGCAGGTGACCAAGCGAGACCTACTCAACTACGCAGCCCACCTGAGCCTAAGTGAGCAGGCTAACGTCACCGAAACCACCGACCCCACCAGCTTCTGGATTCCGGCTGGCGCTGGCGGCGACCGTATAGAACGTATCAAGGTCAAGGGCGTGCGGAAGGCTACGGCTAAGGCCATGGTTGAATCTGCTTTCAAGGCCCCGCACGTCTCCATCTTCGTGGATGTAGACGCCACCCGCACCATGGAGTTTGTCAAGCGACTTAAAGAATCACCCCAGTTTGAGGGCGTCAAAGTCACCCCGCTATTAATTCTGGCCAAGGCCGTCATCTGGGCAACCGCCCGTACCCCGCAGGTCAACGCCACCTGGACAGACTCCGAGATTCAGATTAAGCACTTCATAAACCTCGGCATCGCCGCAGCTACCCCGCGCGGCCTGATGGTCCCCAACATCAAGGACGCCCAGACTATGAACCTGCGCGAGCTGGCGCTCGCCCTCAATAATCTGACCACCCGGGCCCGCGAGGGGAAAACTCAGCCCGCCGAAATGCAGCAGGGCACCATGACTATCACCAACATCGGCTCTCTGGGCATTGACACCGGAACCCCGATTATCAACCCCGGTGAGGCCGCCATCATTGCCTTCGGCACCATCAAGCAGAAGCCCTGGGTCGTAGAAGGCGAAGTGATTCCCCGCTGGGTCACAACCCTGGGCGGATCCTTTGACCACCGTGTGCTCGACGGCGATCTCTCCGCTAAGTTCCTGGCAGATGTCGCTTCGATTCTCGAAGAACCGGCCCTGCTCCTGGATATGTAA
- a CDS encoding ROK family protein has product MTHQPVALTADLGGTKTALGIISPTGDVLHRDKIPTQAQAGGIKLAEHTASALADLAELARSRGYQPAGIGIGSAGVIGEEGQVITAANLIHDWSGTPLAAIVTDRTGLPAYAVNDVHAHALGEAWQGATSTAETSLMVAFGTGVGGSYISGGTQMRGAHSLAGHVGHFSSPWAVGITCTCGGTGHVEAVASGTGIVSSYHRLGGESPAANLFDLEHLADAGDPIACDAIALGARAAGIALGDLANILDPHLIVVSGGVINLGKRWWNDMATAYLGAALGQATETTIARATLGSDAPLLGAATLIPDFVTR; this is encoded by the coding sequence ATGACCCACCAGCCCGTAGCACTCACCGCAGATCTTGGCGGCACCAAAACCGCCCTCGGCATCATCTCCCCCACCGGCGACGTCCTGCACCGGGATAAAATCCCCACCCAGGCCCAGGCCGGAGGAATCAAACTCGCCGAGCACACCGCGTCCGCCTTAGCCGACCTCGCCGAGCTGGCCCGCAGCCGCGGCTACCAGCCCGCCGGCATCGGTATCGGATCCGCAGGCGTCATCGGTGAAGAAGGGCAGGTCATCACCGCGGCCAACCTCATCCACGATTGGAGTGGCACCCCGCTGGCAGCCATCGTCACCGACCGTACCGGTCTCCCGGCCTACGCCGTCAATGACGTCCACGCCCACGCCCTGGGCGAAGCCTGGCAGGGTGCCACTTCCACCGCCGAAACCAGCCTCATGGTAGCCTTCGGTACCGGCGTTGGCGGATCCTACATCAGCGGTGGTACCCAGATGAGAGGGGCCCATTCCCTAGCCGGGCACGTGGGCCATTTCTCCTCACCCTGGGCCGTCGGCATCACCTGCACCTGCGGCGGAACAGGCCATGTAGAAGCCGTTGCCTCTGGCACCGGCATCGTCTCCAGCTACCACCGCCTCGGCGGCGAAAGCCCCGCCGCCAACCTCTTCGACCTCGAACACCTGGCCGATGCAGGTGACCCTATCGCCTGTGACGCCATCGCCCTTGGAGCCCGCGCCGCCGGTATCGCCCTCGGAGACCTAGCCAACATCCTCGACCCCCACCTCATCGTCGTCTCCGGGGGTGTAATTAACCTCGGCAAACGCTGGTGGAACGACATGGCTACCGCCTATCTCGGCGCCGCCCTGGGGCAGGCTACCGAGACCACCATTGCCCGCGCCACCCTCGGCTCCGACGCACCCCTACTCGGAGCCGCCACCCTCATCCCCGACTTCGTCACCCGCTAG
- a CDS encoding dihydrodipicolinate synthase family protein, which translates to MTVPVFSGVIPPLLTPRTADGALDLPSLRRLIDYLIDSGVDGIFALGSSSEVLYLTNEERETVLTTCVDAIAGRVPLIVGINDMTTARVIDEAKRLLTIGGEAIVVTSQFYAIDNAFEEEHHFRAIADAVDVPVFAYDVPVRTKQKLPLPLLTKLAREGVIAGVKDSSGDDVSFRQLALATRDIDGFAAFTGHEVVCDGAMLSGAAGLVPGLGNVDPAGYKRLYEAARAGDWETARTEQDRLAKLFNIVFVETPSVSGGAAGLGAFKTALQVMGVLDSNTMSQPMETLGDTETQRIRSIVESVGLI; encoded by the coding sequence ATGACCGTTCCCGTTTTCTCCGGCGTCATCCCGCCCCTACTCACTCCCCGCACCGCAGATGGTGCCCTCGACCTTCCCTCCCTGCGCCGCCTCATTGACTATCTCATCGACAGTGGAGTAGACGGTATCTTCGCCCTGGGCTCCTCATCTGAGGTGCTCTACCTGACCAACGAAGAACGCGAAACTGTGCTCACAACCTGCGTGGACGCCATCGCAGGCCGGGTCCCCCTCATCGTTGGTATCAACGATATGACCACCGCCCGTGTCATCGACGAAGCCAAGCGTCTGCTGACCATCGGCGGTGAGGCCATCGTAGTTACCAGCCAGTTCTACGCCATCGACAATGCCTTCGAAGAAGAACACCACTTCCGCGCCATCGCCGATGCCGTCGACGTCCCCGTCTTCGCCTACGACGTACCGGTTCGCACCAAGCAGAAGCTCCCCCTGCCCCTGCTCACCAAGCTAGCCCGCGAGGGCGTCATTGCGGGCGTTAAAGACTCATCCGGTGACGACGTCTCCTTCCGCCAGCTCGCCCTCGCTACCCGCGACATCGACGGCTTCGCCGCCTTCACCGGCCACGAAGTTGTCTGCGACGGCGCCATGCTCTCAGGCGCCGCAGGACTGGTCCCGGGCCTCGGCAACGTTGATCCCGCAGGCTACAAGCGCCTCTACGAAGCCGCCCGCGCAGGCGACTGGGAAACCGCCCGCACTGAACAGGACCGCCTGGCTAAACTCTTCAACATCGTCTTTGTCGAAACCCCCAGCGTCTCCGGCGGCGCAGCAGGCCTTGGCGCCTTCAAAACAGCCCTGCAGGTCATGGGAGTTCTTGACTCCAACACCATGTCCCAGCCCATGGAAACCCTCGGCGACACCGAAACCCAGCGTATCCGCTCTATCGTCGAATCAGTCGGGCTCATCTAG